The following proteins come from a genomic window of Gossypium raimondii isolate GPD5lz chromosome 5, ASM2569854v1, whole genome shotgun sequence:
- the LOC105769235 gene encoding COP1-interacting protein 7 gives MDSATLLDRALFQLTPTRTRFDLVLFYKGKNEKLASGLFEPFICHLKFARDQISKGGYSITLQPPAPATPWFTKATFERFVRFVSTPAVLERFVTIESEILQIERSIQANELANADGKQGEDANGYTKKTNNGIIQEENSKVQLQRLLETRKALLWKEQAMTYARGLVAGFAMENMEHLISFADAFGATRLREACINFKELCKKKHADRHWMEELAAVEACSPAELPLLGTSGIVLANGISNPNLSVVPSFPINGASNGDHAPNESLEASKPDSTCAGALDRKKDENSPASDKTPSSTTIKYQVPVQWLNQMPQHMYNFQGQLPQYQGYPFHPMQPVPLPYPMNMQWPPNTNQKSSSKPKKKSANGKQLDYSGEERETESSGSDSGSESGSDVQQEDRRQSSPDPPYRKKNRKKSSRTVVIRNINYITPKRRSGEKDHVSDGSYSGEDDLIDADSLKQKVDDAVKLLKDSGKSNSSNNKRRGADKNDHTAEKSTDGSYQSDSNDLDVNAAEGGKRNGNWDALQNLLMKGEENASVNEVEWKQAEDVQEHFIARNLDSEISATTPLNFESQKVSIKRADLADSFVVTERDETNESRVKLDDFVNGERYHPVMKKGDCVEVDLLPTERSAESGNKLGDFISASANESAVIRCGKEEDWFAGNHHVKPENQHSANDHMLFNGDRVLSVESDHLYSQKSVKDVIVDDSFMVAARPAGDDQDDSQWKTDISMVADLTSHSKPDGTIDVSQDKHKIVDAEPIDLCMVLERNPGYESSRDSWTMDYQIELCFTETNKSAASKCDDDDVEKVPSNHKNTIAKQNEAKKPAKEARSKALNGPIGKIKAENVSRSKKPSIVSRSAIQKSKLEKEEEMRRKMEELRIERQKRIAERTAASGYASPVSKKSPVSTKSDQKKNVSSAQASNRMNSIKLRAT, from the exons ATGGATTCAGCTACTCTCCTTGATCGTGCTTTGTTTCAGCTCACTCCAACTCGAACTAG ATTTGATCTGGTGCTATTCTACAAAGGAAAGAATGAGAAGCTTGCTTCTGGGCTTTTTGAACCCTTCATTTGTCACCTCAAATTTGCAAGAGATCAGATTTCCAAAGGTGGGTATTCGATTACTCTGCAGCCACCTGCTCCTGCTACACCCTGGTTCACCAAGGCTACTTTTGAGAG ATTTGTGCGCTTTGTCAGCACACCAGCAGTTCTTGAAAGGTTTGTCACTATAGAAAGCGAAATCTTGCAAATTGAGAGATCAATTCAAGCCAACGAATTAGCTAATGCCGATGGAAAGCAGGGGGAAG ATGCCAACGGTTATACAAAGAAGACAAATAATGGCATCATACAGGAAGAGAACTCCAA GGTCCAACTTCAACGGCTACTGGAAACTCGAAAAGCCTTGCTATGGAAAGAGCAAGCAATGACTTATGCTCGTGGGCTGGTTGCTGGGTTTGCAATGGAAAATATGGAACATCTCATTTCCTTTGCAGATGCATTTGGAGCAACCAGGTTAAG GGAAGCATGCATTAATTTCAAGGAATTATGCAAGAAAAAGCATGCGGACCGTCATTGGATGGAAGAACTAGCTGCAGTTGAGGCATGCTCACCAGCAGAACTGCCATTATTGGGAACATCTGGCATTGTGCTTGCAAATGGAATTAGCAACCCTAATCTGAGTGTCGTGCCGAGTTTCCCCATTAATGGTGCATCTAATGGTGATCATGCTCCAAATGAATCTTTGGAAGCATCAAAACCAGATTCAACCTGTGCTGGAGCTTTGGACCGCAAGAAAG ATGAGAATTCACCTGCATCAGATAAGACACCATCATCAACTACCATAAAATATCAGGTGCCAGTGCAATGGCTAAATCAGATGCCACAGCATATGTATAATTTTCAAGGCCAGCTACCTCAATATCAAGGATATCCCTTCCATCCTATGCAGCCTGTACCACTTCCGTATCCGATGAATATGCAGTGGCCTCCTAATACAAACCAGAAATCATCATCCAAGCCAAAGAAGAAATCGGCAAATGGAAAACAACTTGATTATTCAGGAGAAGAAAGGGAAACAGAATCCAGTGGCTCTGACTCTGGAAGCGAGTCAGGTTCAGATGTGCAACAGGAAGATAGAAGGCAGTCATCACCAGATCCTCCATATAGGAAGAAAAACCGTAAGAAGTCATCCAGAACAGTCGTCATTCGCAATATTAACTACATCACTCCGAAGAGGAGAAGTGGAGAAAAAGATCATGTTTCGGATGGATCTTATTCTGGTGAGGACGATCTGATTGATGCAGATTCCTTAAAACAGAAAGTGGATGATGCAGTTAAGTTGCTGAAGGACTCAGGCAAGTCAAACTCAAGTAACAACAAAAGAAGAGGTGCAGACAAGAACGACCACACTGCAGAAAAATCAACCGATGGTTCTTATCAGAGTGACTCTAATGACCTTGACGTAAATGCAGCAGAGGGAGGAAAAAGAAATGGCAACTGGGATGCTCTCCAAAACCTTCTTATGAAGGGTGAGGAAAATGCAAGTGTGAATGAAGTAGAATGGAAGCAAGCTGAGGATGTTCAGGAACATTTCATAGCTAGAAACCTTGATAGTGAAATTTCTGCTACCACTCCTTTGAACTTCGAATCTCAGAAAGTTTCCATTAAGCGGGCAGATTTGGCTGATTCTTTTGTTGTGACTGAGAGAGATGAGACTAATGAAAGTAGGGTGAAGTTGGATGATTTTGTTAATGGAGAAAGATATCACCCGGTTATGAAGAAAGGGGACTGTGTAGAAGTGGATTTGTTACCTACAGAGAGATCAGCAGAATCAGGAAATAAGCTTGGTGATTTCATATCTGCTTCTGCAAATGAGTCAGCTGTAATCAGGTGTGGAAAGGAAGAAGATTGGTTTGCTGGAAACCACCATGTAAAGCCTGAAAACCAGCATTCAGCCAATGATCATATGCTTTTTAATGGCGATCGTGTTTTATCTGTTGAGAGTGATCATCTATATTCTCAGAAGAGTGTGAAAGATGTTATTGTTGATGATTCTTTCATGGTAGCAGCTCGGCCAGCAGGTGACGATCAGGATGATTCGCAATGGAAAACAGATATAAGCATGGTTGCAGATCTAACTTCACATAGCAAACCAGATGGCACAATAGATGTTTCACAAGATAAGCATAAGATAGTTGATGCTGAGCCAATTGATCTTTGCATGGTGCTTGAACGAAACCCTGGGTACGAGTCTTCCAGAGACTCCTGGACAATGGATTACCAAATCGAATTATGTTTCacagaaacaaataaaagtgCAGCTAGCAAatgtgatgatgatgatgttgagaAAGTTCCTTCCAATCATAAGAACACCATTGCCAAGCAAAATGAAGCGAAAAAGCCAGCCAAAGAAGCAAGGTCTAAAGCTCTAAATGGACCCATTGGGAAGATCAAAGCTGAAAATGTGTCTAGGAGCAAGAAACCATCTATTGTTAGTAGGTCTGCTATTCAGAAAAGCAAGTTGGAGAAG GAAGAAGAGATGCGAAGGAAGATGGAAGAACTACGGATCGAACGGCAGAAGAGAATTGCCGAGAGAACTGCAGCTTCGGGATATGCTTCACCTGTATCCAAGAAATCACCTGTATCCACCAAGAGTGATCAGAAGAAAAATGTTTCCAGTGCTCAAGCAAGCAACAGGATGAATTCTATCAAACTCAGAGCAACTTAA
- the LOC105767693 gene encoding TIR-only protein: MQLRFFSSARHLHRNILKPRTPIRATAKPPCDIFINHRGTDTKKTIAGLLDDHFFRMGLRPFLDSKNMKPGDRLFEKIDPAIRGCKIGVAIFSPNYCDSYFCLHELALLIESKKRVIPIFCDVKPSQLQVVDYGTSSAEQLERFSWALEEAKYTVGLTFDTLTGDWSHFLNTATDAVIKNLVELEAENSSKKSTYIVQARRERDEEFSIH, translated from the exons ATGCAGCTGCGTTTTTTTTCGTCTGCCAGGCACTTGCACCGCAATATCCTTAAACCCAGAACCCCAATCCGGGCAACTGCCAAGCCCCCATGCGATATCTTTATTAACCATCGTGGAACTGACACAAAGAAAACTATTGCGGGGTTGCTTGATGACCATTTCTTCAGGATGGGGTTAAGGCCATTCCTGGATAGCAAAAACATGAAGCCTGGTGACCGATTGTTCGAGAAAATAGATCCTGCAATTCGCGGTTGTAAGATTGGTGTGGCGATCTTTTCGCCCAATTATTGCGACTCATACTTTTGCCTCCACGAGCTTGCTCTTCTAATTGAGAGCAAGAAGAGGGTTATACCCATATTTTGTGATGTGAAGCCATCTCAGCTTCAGGTTGTGGATTATGGAACCAGTTCAGCCGAGCAGCTGGAAAGATTTAGTTGGGCTCTTGAGGAGGCGAAGTACACAGTTGGATTAACATTTGACACTTTAACAGG GGACTGGTCGCATTTCTTGAATACTGCAACCGATGCTGTGATTAAGAATTTGGTGGAGTTGGAAGCTGAAAATTCAAGCAAGAAAAGTACATATATTGTGCAGGCTCGTCGTGAACGAGATGAAGAATTCtctattcattaa
- the LOC105770685 gene encoding dof zinc finger protein PBF, producing MGLSSKEVSSDGLGWSQSLLQAQTLELPKAIKRQHPQNQQPEPLKCPRCDSTNTKFCYYNNYNKSQPRHFCKACKRHWTKGGTLRNVPVGGGRKNKRLKTSNSSNTTAVVASAVIGNTSTTSVALKSSTTSGVNNRLNNFMAIQRSQQQRQDLQLPLADQKKNTSSIQFQVMGRPPSSSLLQNPITCGDLDGKSFNINNNGVFLGSTSTTLSLPQTQGLQFPFSSPSSSSFETTPTSLSTSFQSSSIYNYTSETMEDPTITSIIMPTPSGTASHTWDVSIRSSDMDIANYWNWDDIDALVSIDPNMPWDDSEIKP from the coding sequence ATGGGGTTGAGTTCTAAAGAGGTTTCTAGCGATGGTCTTGGGTGGAGCCAGTCTTTGTTGCAGGCTCAAACTCTGGAGTTACCCAAAGCAATTAAGAGGCAGCACCCACAGAACCAGCAACCTGAGCCATTAAAGTGTCCGAGATGTGATTCTACCAACACCAAGTTCTGTTATTACAACAACTATAACAAGTCTCAACCTAGGCATTTTTGCAAGGCTTGTAAGAGACACTGGACAAAAGGTGGCACTCTCCGCAATGTTCCTGTTGGTGGTGGCCGCAAAAACAAGCGGCTTAAGACATCTAATAGCAGCAATACAACTGCCGTCGTTGCCTCCGCCGTCATTGGTAACACTAGTACAACCAGTGTTGCCCTCAAAAGCTCAACTACCTCTGGGGTTAACAATAGGCTGAATAACTTCATGGCAATCCAACGATCGCAGCAACAAAGGCAGGATCTTCAGCTTCCACTTGCTGATCAGAAGAAGAACACATCGAGCATCCAATTTCAGGTGATGGGTCGTCCACCATCTTCATCGTTGCTGCAGAATCCTATCACTTGCGGAGACTTGGACGGAAAAAGTTTCAACATAAACAATAATGGTGTGTTTCTGGGTTCAACTTCAACAACCTTGTCGTTGCCTCAAACTCAAGGCTtacaatttccattttcaagtccAAGCTCAAGTTCTTTTGAGACAACCCCAACTTCACTATCAACCTCATTCCAATCTTCAAGTATCTATAACTACACTAGTGAAACAATGGAGGATCCAACCATCACTAGCATCATCATGCCAACCCCAAGTGGCACCGCTTCGCATACATGGGATGTGTCTATTAGAAGCAGTGACATGGACATAGCAAACTACTGGAATTGGGATGATATTGATGCACTTGTCTCTATCGATCCCAACATGCCATGGGATGATTCTGAGATCAAACCATGA
- the LOC105770623 gene encoding uncharacterized protein LOC105770623, whose product MASTLLLALVFVIDLIAFALAVAAEQRRSTATVGNNGKESYCVYDEDIATGLGVGSFLFLLLSQILIMVTSRCLCCGKAMRPSGSRAWAVVLFITCWLFFFIAEVCLLAGSVRNAYHTKYKNLLNDPPSCATLRKGVFGAGAAFAFLTAVVSELYYVSYSKANDATVNYGKDTGVRMGNL is encoded by the exons ATGGCTTCAACCTTGCTACTGGCTCTGGTTTTTGTGATTGATCTGATTGCTTTCGCCCTTGCTGTTGCTGCTGAGCAAAGGAGAAGTACT GCCACTGTTGGCAATAATGGGAAAGAAAGTTATTGTGTTTATGATGAGGATATTGCAACTGGTTTGGGTGTGGGTTCGTTCCTCTTCCTTCTGCTTAGTCAGATACTAATAATGGTGACAAGTCGGTGCTTATGCTGTGGGAAGGCCATGAGACCAAGTGGATCGAGAGCATGGGCAGTTGTCCTATTCATCACTTGTTG GTTGTTCTTTTTCATTGCGGAGGTATGTCTGCTGGCAGGGTCAGTGCGGAATGCTTATCACACCAAGTACAAGAATCTCTTAAATGATCCCCCATCTTGTGCGACATTGAGAAAGGGTGTCTTTGGCGCTGGGGCTGCATTTGCTTTCCTAACAGCTGTAGTCTCTGAGCTTTACTATGTGAGTTATTCGAAGGCTAATGATGCAACAGTTAACTACGGCAAAGACACCGGAGTGAGGATGGGAAACCTGTAG